In one Bacillus sp. PK3_68 genomic region, the following are encoded:
- the sufB gene encoding Fe-S cluster assembly protein SufB, with protein MAKKMPEIGDYKYGFRDKDVSVYRSERGLTREIVEEISKLKDEPEWMLDFRLKSLEHFYNMPMPQWGGDLSALNFDEINYYVKPSERAERSWDEVPEEIKQTFDKLGIPEAEQKYLAGVSAQYESEVVYHNMKEDLESLGIVFKDTDSALKENEEIFRKYWATVIPPTDNKFAALNSAVWSGGSFIYVPPGVKVDTPLQAYFRINSENMGQFERTLIIADEGSSVHYVEGCTAPVYTTNSLHSAVVEIVIRKDAYCRYTTIQNWANNVYNLVTKRAVCEENATMEWIDGNIGSKLTMKYPAVILKGEGARGLTLSIAIAGKGQHQDAGAKMIHLAPNTSSTIVSKSISKHGGKVTYRGVVHFGRKAEGARSNIECDTLIMDNQSTSDTIPYNEILNDNISLEHEAKVSKVSEEQLFYLMSRGVSEEEATEMIVMGFIEPFTKELPMEYAVEMNRLIKFEMEGSIG; from the coding sequence ACACGTGAAATTGTTGAAGAAATCTCCAAATTAAAAGATGAGCCTGAATGGATGCTGGACTTTCGTTTGAAGTCGCTTGAGCATTTTTACAATATGCCTATGCCACAATGGGGTGGAGATTTATCCGCTTTAAACTTTGACGAAATCAACTACTACGTAAAACCTTCTGAACGGGCAGAACGTTCATGGGATGAAGTGCCGGAAGAAATTAAACAAACGTTTGATAAGCTTGGTATTCCGGAAGCGGAGCAAAAGTACCTCGCAGGTGTTTCTGCTCAATATGAATCCGAAGTAGTGTATCACAACATGAAGGAAGACTTAGAATCACTTGGGATCGTCTTTAAAGATACAGATTCTGCATTAAAAGAAAACGAAGAGATTTTCCGCAAATACTGGGCGACAGTCATTCCGCCAACTGATAATAAATTTGCGGCATTGAATTCTGCTGTATGGTCAGGCGGTTCATTCATCTATGTACCACCAGGCGTGAAGGTAGATACACCGCTGCAAGCCTATTTCCGAATTAATTCTGAAAACATGGGGCAATTTGAGCGTACGCTAATCATCGCTGACGAAGGGTCTTCTGTTCACTATGTAGAAGGATGTACAGCACCGGTTTATACAACAAATTCTTTGCATAGTGCGGTGGTCGAAATTGTCATCCGCAAAGACGCCTATTGCCGTTATACAACTATTCAAAACTGGGCTAATAACGTATATAACCTTGTAACAAAGCGTGCGGTATGTGAAGAGAATGCAACTATGGAATGGATCGATGGAAATATCGGTTCAAAATTAACAATGAAATATCCAGCGGTTATTTTAAAAGGCGAAGGCGCACGTGGTTTGACGTTGTCCATTGCTATTGCCGGCAAAGGACAGCATCAGGATGCAGGTGCCAAAATGATTCATTTAGCGCCAAACACGTCCTCTACAATCGTGTCAAAATCAATCTCAAAGCACGGTGGAAAGGTCACATACCGCGGTGTTGTCCATTTTGGCCGCAAAGCCGAGGGGGCACGCTCTAACATTGAGTGTGATACACTTATTATGGATAACCAGTCGACATCGGATACAATTCCTTACAATGAAATTTTGAACGACAACATTTCACTTGAGCATGAAGCAAAAGTGTCAAAAGTGTCTGAGGAACAATTGTTCTACTTAATGAGTCGTGGCGTTTCAGAGGAAGAAGCGACAGAAATGATCGTTATGGGCTTCATTGAGCCGTTTACAAAAGAACTTCCAATGGAATATGCGGTTGAGATGAACCGTCTGATTAAATTCGAAATGGAAGGTTCAATAGGATAA
- a CDS encoding response regulator transcription factor, with product MIHVLYIEDEVEIADWLKQALIQAGFNVHAYRSFETYEESKDKFVPDVAILDIMLPGLDGFSIARKLKREYEGIPILMLSARSMLDDKLEGLSIADDYVTKPFQAEEIIARIQVLLRRFNKTDETIRLKHIEIRTKDFTVHNRESGAEILLTQTQYGLLRYFITHLNQILTKEQLYEAVWQETYIDGDKTLMVHIRYLREKIEQDPSQPQIIETVRGIGYRVRA from the coding sequence ATGATACACGTTTTATATATTGAAGATGAGGTTGAAATTGCAGATTGGCTAAAACAAGCGCTGATACAAGCGGGCTTCAATGTACACGCTTATCGTTCTTTTGAAACATATGAGGAAAGTAAAGATAAATTTGTGCCAGACGTCGCGATATTAGATATTATGCTACCAGGGTTGGACGGTTTTTCAATTGCACGAAAATTAAAGCGTGAATATGAAGGAATTCCAATTTTAATGCTTTCAGCGCGTTCGATGTTAGATGATAAGCTAGAAGGCTTGAGTATAGCAGATGATTATGTGACAAAGCCTTTCCAGGCAGAAGAAATTATTGCGCGTATACAAGTTTTACTACGCCGTTTTAATAAAACGGACGAAACGATTCGATTAAAACATATTGAAATCCGTACTAAAGATTTTACTGTACATAATAGAGAGTCGGGTGCAGAGATATTATTGACACAGACACAATATGGTTTACTGCGCTATTTTATTACGCATCTTAATCAAATTTTAACAAAGGAACAGCTGTATGAAGCAGTATGGCAAGAGACTTACATCGATGGCGATAAAACGCTAATGGTTCATATTCGTTATTTACGTGAAAAGATTGAGCAAGATCCATCACAACCTCAAATTATTGAAACCGTAAGGGGCATTGGTTATCGGGTGAGAGCATGA
- a CDS encoding sulfite exporter TauE/SafE family protein — translation MEWIILLAIGFAAGSLGALAGIGGGIIIVPSLLFFSASTAWFSQISPQQAVGISLVVMIFTGLSSTLAYMKYKTVDYKSGLLFFIGSGPGGIVGAFVNKALSTHSFYIYFGAFMIIMAIILLFRSKIKPLPAKLRGGITREFTERSGKVYTYRFQPLTAIFIAFFVGFFSGIFGIGGGALMVPAMILLFAFPPHVAVATSMFMIFLSAMVSSITHVVLGNVIWLYAALIVPGAWIGAKLGAFLNTRMQSNALVMVLRIILIITGIRLMYEGIA, via the coding sequence ATGGAGTGGATTATTCTTCTGGCCATTGGTTTTGCAGCCGGTTCACTTGGGGCACTTGCGGGGATTGGAGGAGGCATAATTATCGTTCCATCCCTTCTTTTTTTTAGCGCGTCGACTGCATGGTTCTCTCAGATTTCTCCGCAGCAGGCGGTCGGAATATCGCTTGTCGTCATGATCTTTACAGGGTTGTCTTCAACGCTTGCTTACATGAAATATAAAACGGTTGATTATAAAAGCGGCCTGCTTTTTTTTATTGGAAGTGGACCTGGCGGAATTGTCGGTGCCTTTGTCAACAAAGCGTTAAGCACCCATTCTTTTTACATTTATTTTGGTGCCTTTATGATTATCATGGCGATCATTTTACTCTTTCGCTCTAAAATAAAGCCGCTTCCCGCCAAGTTGAGAGGTGGTATTACCCGTGAATTCACTGAAAGAAGCGGCAAGGTTTATACATATCGCTTTCAACCGCTTACCGCTATCTTTATTGCTTTTTTTGTTGGCTTTTTTTCAGGGATTTTTGGGATCGGCGGAGGCGCATTAATGGTACCGGCAATGATCCTATTGTTCGCGTTTCCTCCGCATGTAGCGGTGGCAACCTCGATGTTTATGATTTTCTTATCGGCGATGGTTAGCTCCATTACACATGTAGTATTAGGTAATGTAATTTGGCTGTATGCTGCATTGATTGTACCTGGTGCCTGGATTGGAGCCAAACTGGGGGCGTTTCTAAATACGAGAATGCAATCCAATGCTCTAGTAATGGTTCTGCGGATTATTTTAATTATCACGGGTATTCGCTTAATGTATGAAGGGATCGCATAA
- a CDS encoding HAMP domain-containing sensor histidine kinase, which produces MKKVWHSLLTKYIVLILIALGFLQLVVILYMVGINFERLVSKVPTIEEIEERWTEDVYEATTDDVDGIVQDWHTQYSQASFFYVNSNGKLVKKWYIHAASKIPEHWDTVTTTRFIQSHYGSPTFTVIRFVGNKDANGFLVLQIERDTLEPAKMESGFLYIAFLLMFAFLGISLLFFMRILKRLVNLEEAMTIREMDGLPIRTEVKKKDEIGAVEQAFNNMVDELREAKKRELEEEQLRRELIANLSHDLKTPLTKMRAQLQNVSADQAQHLDHSISMMSHLIENLMSYSLLTANKMRYHAKDARIDRLVNQSIASWYPLFEEQGFEVELEVEELSWHIDKLWLERILDNLLQNVLRHANEGKFIRVVVQNNQIMVRDKGQGFVDHAHTKGAGIGLSIVELMAEKMNLSLVIDNTAYGTTVQLYPKD; this is translated from the coding sequence ATGAAAAAGGTTTGGCATTCATTGCTTACAAAATACATTGTTTTAATTCTTATAGCTTTAGGTTTTTTGCAGCTTGTTGTGATATTGTACATGGTCGGTATAAACTTCGAACGTTTAGTCTCAAAAGTGCCTACTATAGAAGAGATTGAAGAAAGATGGACTGAAGATGTATATGAGGCTACTACAGATGATGTGGATGGAATTGTTCAAGATTGGCATACCCAATACTCTCAAGCTAGCTTTTTTTATGTGAATTCTAATGGCAAGCTTGTGAAAAAATGGTACATTCATGCTGCTTCGAAAATACCTGAACACTGGGACACGGTAACGACTACACGCTTTATCCAATCGCATTATGGCAGCCCAACTTTCACTGTTATCCGTTTCGTAGGTAACAAGGATGCAAATGGATTTTTAGTATTACAAATTGAGCGTGACACATTAGAGCCTGCTAAAATGGAATCCGGTTTTTTATACATCGCCTTTTTATTAATGTTTGCTTTTTTAGGTATTTCGTTGTTGTTTTTTATGCGTATTTTAAAGCGTTTAGTCAACTTAGAAGAGGCTATGACAATTCGTGAGATGGATGGTTTGCCCATTCGCACAGAAGTGAAGAAAAAAGACGAAATCGGAGCTGTTGAACAAGCCTTTAACAATATGGTTGACGAACTTCGAGAAGCTAAAAAGCGAGAGCTGGAAGAAGAGCAATTACGTCGAGAATTGATTGCAAATTTATCACATGACTTAAAAACACCACTGACCAAAATGCGTGCACAATTACAAAATGTATCCGCTGATCAGGCACAGCATTTAGATCATTCTATTAGCATGATGAGCCACTTAATCGAGAACTTAATGTCTTATTCATTACTCACGGCTAATAAGATGCGCTATCATGCTAAAGACGCGCGCATCGACCGCCTTGTGAATCAAAGTATTGCATCGTGGTATCCGTTGTTTGAAGAACAAGGTTTTGAGGTGGAGTTAGAAGTTGAAGAGCTGTCATGGCATATTGATAAATTATGGCTTGAACGTATATTGGATAATTTATTACAAAATGTGCTGCGCCACGCAAATGAGGGCAAGTTTATTCGAGTTGTGGTGCAGAATAATCAAATTATGGTTAGAGATAAAGGGCAAGGCTTTGTGGATCATGCTCATACGAAAGGAGCCGGAATTGGGCTTTCCATCGTTGAGTTAATGGCTGAGAAAATGAACTTATCCTTGGTTATTGATAATACGGCTTACGGTACGACTGTTCAATTATACCCAAAAGATTAA
- a CDS encoding ABC transporter permease yields MFFSLLQAEWYKLKRNNIYALLVIGPLLTLFIGAANPMTEQMKGINPWHGLFLFMNLPYALLFLPLITGVLAGIICRYEHQAGGWKQLVALPVTRSQIYLAKFVLNAMLVLVIQLIYGVVVYIAGTMNGFEESFPFVVIIKFILGGWLATFPMIALQLWAAMHWRSFAVAFTLNVIFTLPSILAINSERFGPYYPWSQPFFMMYMEDSMSGLFFVPISQVLLVTGGSFIVFLLLGLMSFKHKAI; encoded by the coding sequence ATGTTTTTCTCATTATTACAAGCGGAATGGTATAAGCTAAAACGCAATAACATTTACGCGCTACTTGTTATCGGTCCGCTTCTCACATTATTTATAGGCGCTGCGAACCCTATGACAGAGCAGATGAAAGGCATAAATCCATGGCATGGCTTATTTTTATTTATGAACTTGCCATATGCTTTATTATTTTTGCCCTTAATCACAGGCGTGTTAGCAGGTATCATTTGTCGCTACGAGCATCAAGCAGGTGGCTGGAAACAGCTCGTAGCATTACCTGTGACACGTTCGCAAATTTATTTGGCCAAATTTGTTTTAAACGCTATGCTAGTCTTAGTGATTCAACTAATTTATGGTGTGGTGGTGTATATTGCAGGTACTATGAATGGATTTGAGGAAAGCTTTCCGTTCGTCGTAATTATAAAGTTCATTTTAGGTGGCTGGTTGGCTACATTTCCGATGATCGCATTACAACTTTGGGCAGCTATGCATTGGCGAAGTTTTGCCGTAGCCTTTACGTTAAATGTTATTTTTACATTGCCAAGTATTTTAGCCATCAATTCAGAACGCTTTGGTCCTTATTATCCATGGTCACAGCCATTCTTTATGATGTATATGGAAGACAGCATGTCAGGGCTCTTCTTCGTTCCGATAAGCCAAGTGCTTCTTGTAACAGGCGGTAGCTTTATCGTGTTTTTATTATTAGGTTTGATGAGCTTTAAGCATAAAGCGATTTAA
- a CDS encoding DUF72 domain-containing protein: MLYVGVTGWGDHDTLYKSGIASRDKLKEYGAHFPTVEVDASFYAVQPLRNMQKWVDETPESFQFVVKAYQGMTGHERGEIPFESKEEMFKAFIESLAPMKQAGKLAMVLFQFPPWFDCQRKNVEYLRYCKELMGDLPLAVEFRHQSWYSPDFLEKTITFLKNERWIHTVCDEPQAGEGSVPLVLRATDAEKTLVRLHGRNKQGWQKQGNKNWRDVRYLYRYNEEELHQWVGFTKELQKQSKQVYMLFNNNSGGDAADNAKQFIQLAGLTYENLASRQLDLF; encoded by the coding sequence ATGTTATATGTAGGTGTAACCGGCTGGGGGGACCATGACACGCTTTATAAAAGCGGCATTGCTTCCCGGGATAAGCTGAAGGAATATGGCGCTCACTTTCCAACTGTTGAAGTGGATGCCAGTTTTTACGCAGTACAGCCGCTGCGCAATATGCAAAAATGGGTGGATGAAACCCCGGAGAGTTTTCAATTTGTCGTCAAAGCTTACCAAGGCATGACAGGGCATGAGCGGGGAGAGATTCCATTTGAATCAAAGGAAGAGATGTTTAAGGCGTTTATCGAGTCGCTTGCGCCGATGAAACAAGCGGGAAAGCTCGCGATGGTGTTGTTCCAGTTCCCGCCATGGTTTGATTGTCAGCGTAAGAACGTGGAGTACTTACGTTACTGTAAGGAATTAATGGGAGATTTGCCCCTCGCCGTTGAGTTTCGTCACCAATCGTGGTATTCGCCGGATTTTCTAGAAAAGACAATTACTTTTTTAAAGAATGAAAGGTGGATTCATACCGTTTGTGATGAACCGCAGGCGGGAGAAGGATCGGTGCCGCTTGTTTTGCGTGCGACTGATGCGGAAAAAACACTTGTGCGTTTGCACGGTCGGAATAAACAGGGGTGGCAAAAGCAAGGAAATAAAAATTGGCGCGACGTGCGTTATTTATACCGCTATAATGAAGAGGAATTACATCAGTGGGTGGGTTTTACAAAAGAACTTCAAAAGCAAAGTAAACAGGTCTACATGCTTTTTAATAACAATTCCGGCGGAGATGCCGCTGATAATGCTAAGCAGTTTATTCAGCTAGCTGGCTTAACGTATGAGAATCTGGCCTCACGCCAGCTTGATCTATTTTAA
- a CDS encoding ABC transporter permease — MMTLMQAEFAKIKRKGFLILSFLGGFGVVALQMVNYGVRKEWLMEQNQDHWGYYLMNVQGFIPLAIVLGSVILAVQIAGVEEETNAWKQQLALPLSKKKLYAAKFFVVLSYLILASVLLMIFTLIYGMVLNFDQAIPYEAIARQSILPVLAVLPIVAVQLWISVVSKSQSVAITTGIVQFLLTYSAFSLPDWMPWKWINLLNPTWNVGLGISVGGVVFLMGMYDFYRKDAK; from the coding sequence ATGATGACGTTAATGCAGGCAGAGTTTGCCAAGATAAAACGCAAAGGGTTTTTAATTCTATCATTTCTTGGCGGATTTGGTGTTGTGGCTTTGCAAATGGTGAATTACGGTGTGCGCAAAGAATGGCTAATGGAACAAAACCAGGACCATTGGGGTTATTACTTAATGAATGTTCAAGGGTTCATTCCTCTTGCTATCGTACTTGGCAGCGTCATATTGGCGGTGCAAATTGCCGGAGTTGAAGAGGAAACCAATGCCTGGAAGCAACAATTGGCCTTGCCATTATCCAAAAAAAAGTTATATGCTGCCAAATTCTTTGTGGTATTGAGTTACCTCATACTAGCTTCCGTACTATTAATGATTTTCACACTTATCTATGGCATGGTTTTAAATTTTGATCAAGCTATTCCATATGAAGCAATAGCTAGGCAAAGTATATTGCCTGTGTTAGCCGTTTTGCCGATTGTTGCAGTGCAATTATGGATTTCTGTTGTTAGTAAGTCCCAATCAGTTGCGATTACTACAGGAATTGTGCAATTTTTACTGACCTATTCTGCTTTCTCATTACCTGATTGGATGCCTTGGAAATGGATTAACTTATTGAACCCAACTTGGAACGTAGGATTAGGTATTAGTGTGGGAGGGGTTGTTTTTCTTATGGGCATGTATGACTTTTATCGAAAGGATGCGAAGTAA
- a CDS encoding IS3 family transposase (programmed frameshift) produces the protein MGTRVSYPAEVKMKAVKMRLSGVPVKEVLKELNIRNKTQLKTWMKWYKAGEFHRFEQPVGKQYSFGKGTEHESEAEKLKAENRYLKQQIEVPKKVQRIGEEVVPETAVELVKELKTSMPVREICRHLGIARSTYYRWKSRSREETSRQIVERKIGTLCRDHKFRYGYRKITALLKREMSINHKAVQRVMQKYGWQCRVKVKKRKRTGQPCHISDNLLKGDFQANQPLQKLVTDITYLPFGQKQLYLSSIQDLFNGEIIAYSIGSCQNTDFVLHTLTQLPPLPKGCILHSDQGSVYTSYAYQQAVKGKGITMSMSRKGTPSDNASIESFHSSLKSETFYLDELRSTTTAIVVQTVENYIHYYNHIRIQAKLNNQPPVKYRQLAA, from the exons ATGGGTACAAGAGTCAGTTATCCAGCGGAAGTAAAAATGAAGGCTGTAAAAATGAGATTGTCTGGGGTGCCGGTTAAAGAAGTCTTGAAGGAATTAAACATTCGAAATAAGACACAACTTAAAACATGGATGAAATGGTATAAAGCAGGAGAGTTTCATCGATTTGAACAGCCAGTAGGCAAGCAGTATTCCTTTGGAAAAGGGACTGAGCATGAAAGTGAAGCGGAGAAGTTGAAGGCAGAAAATCGGTATCTGAAACAACAGATTGAAGTAC CTAAAAAAGTACAAAGAATTGGAGAGGAAGTGGTCCCAGAAACAGCCGTAGAATTAGTGAAAGAACTCAAAACCAGCATGCCCGTCAGGGAAATATGCCGGCATCTTGGCATTGCTAGATCCACTTATTATCGCTGGAAGAGCAGGAGCCGGGAAGAAACATCCAGGCAGATTGTTGAACGAAAAATCGGCACGTTGTGCCGGGATCATAAGTTTCGATACGGTTATCGTAAAATCACAGCCTTATTAAAACGAGAGATGTCTATTAACCATAAAGCGGTACAGCGTGTGATGCAAAAGTATGGCTGGCAATGCCGGGTAAAGGTGAAGAAACGCAAACGAACAGGACAGCCCTGTCATATTTCCGATAATCTGTTAAAAGGAGATTTCCAGGCAAATCAGCCTCTTCAAAAGCTCGTCACAGATATTACATACTTGCCTTTTGGCCAGAAACAGCTGTATCTTTCAAGTATCCAGGATTTATTTAACGGCGAAATCATTGCCTATTCTATAGGAAGCTGCCAAAACACAGATTTCGTGCTGCATACGCTGACCCAGCTGCCCCCTCTCCCCAAAGGGTGTATCTTGCACAGTGACCAAGGATCTGTTTACACATCTTATGCTTATCAACAGGCAGTCAAAGGAAAAGGCATTACCATGAGTATGTCCCGGAAAGGGACACCCTCTGATAATGCCTCCATCGAATCGTTTCATTCCTCGCTAAAGTCTGAAACGTTCTATCTCGACGAGTTGAGAAGCACTACGACGGCCATCGTAGTGCAAACTGTCGAAAACTATATTCACTATTATAACCATATCCGTATTCAAGCGAAACTAAACAACCAGCCACCGGTCAAGTATCGGCAGCTGGCTGCTTAA
- a CDS encoding ABC transporter ATP-binding protein: MTYIVKTKNLTKKFDKHTAVSNVDLKIKEGEIYGFLGPNGAGKSTTIRMLLGLMKPTAGEIQIFNQDLKKHRKKILQQVGSLVENPSYYPHLTAKENLEVLRKVLQVPEERIAHVLEMVRLSHVADKKVKGFSLGMKQRLGIAQALLHEPKLLILDEPTNGLDPEGIIEMRTLIKDLAKEGKTIIISSHLLSEIDQIATTIGVIAKGKIIYQDDIQTMRTLAKHRLRMRVSDVQKAQQAVGGEVEGKWLYCESFADDEVAWAVQKLIEQNVAIYRIEEEQRSLEDIFLRMIEEASLA, translated from the coding sequence ATGACTTACATCGTTAAAACAAAAAACTTAACTAAGAAATTTGATAAACATACAGCTGTTTCAAACGTTGATTTAAAAATTAAAGAAGGCGAAATTTATGGATTTCTAGGTCCGAATGGAGCAGGGAAGTCAACGACTATACGCATGTTGTTAGGCTTAATGAAACCAACAGCTGGCGAAATTCAAATTTTTAACCAAGATCTAAAAAAGCATCGAAAGAAAATTTTGCAACAGGTTGGTTCATTAGTTGAAAATCCATCATACTACCCCCATTTAACAGCAAAAGAAAATTTAGAGGTTTTACGTAAGGTTCTACAAGTACCTGAAGAACGCATTGCTCATGTATTGGAGATGGTGCGATTAAGTCATGTAGCAGATAAAAAGGTAAAAGGTTTTTCGCTTGGCATGAAACAACGTTTAGGGATTGCCCAAGCTTTATTGCATGAACCCAAGTTATTAATTTTAGATGAGCCTACAAATGGATTAGATCCAGAAGGCATTATTGAAATGCGTACGCTTATTAAAGACTTGGCAAAGGAAGGGAAAACGATTATTATTTCGAGTCACTTGCTTTCAGAGATCGACCAAATAGCCACGACTATTGGTGTGATTGCTAAAGGGAAAATCATTTATCAAGATGATATTCAAACGATGCGCACTTTAGCAAAGCATCGTTTACGTATGCGTGTAAGCGATGTACAAAAAGCGCAGCAAGCTGTGGGCGGAGAAGTAGAAGGAAAATGGTTATACTGTGAGTCCTTCGCTGATGATGAGGTGGCATGGGCTGTTCAAAAACTAATCGAACAAAATGTTGCCATTTACCGTATAGAAGAAGAGCAGCGCTCATTAGAGGACATTTTCCTTCGTATGATAGAGGAGGCATCTTTAGCATGA